Proteins from one Desulfonema limicola genomic window:
- a CDS encoding ABC transporter ATP-binding protein, with protein MKTNVDSNNSYGTNSASLLSVKGLKTCFKQKDKSIIRAVDGVDIEIAPGEVHGLVGESGCGKSVLSLSILRLISPPGFISGGEIVWEGNDLLRLDNNDMRKIRGKEIAMIFQNPQASLNPLYTVSQQMTAVIRLHRKISKKEAKEEAVRLLKMVQLPDAEKRMKSYPHELSGGMCQRVMIAMAISLQPKMIIADEPTSSLDVTIGAQILNLLIELRRQFNISILLISHDMGAVSRICSKISVMYLGRILETGNKTDIFQNPQHPYTQALLDAGKIPVHSHPAKSENNLIKGDIPGSMDIPSGCRFHTRCPSVFEKCYNMEPELKTLTANGIKVACHLYE; from the coding sequence ATGAAGACTAATGTAGATAGCAATAATTCATATGGTACAAACTCAGCTTCTTTGCTATCAGTGAAAGGTTTAAAAACGTGTTTTAAGCAGAAAGATAAAAGTATTATCAGAGCTGTGGATGGTGTTGATATTGAAATAGCACCCGGCGAGGTGCATGGTCTGGTCGGGGAATCTGGATGCGGCAAGAGTGTTCTGTCTTTGTCTATTTTACGGCTTATATCACCACCTGGTTTTATTTCCGGGGGTGAAATTGTTTGGGAAGGCAATGATCTGTTACGCTTGGATAACAATGATATGCGTAAAATCAGGGGAAAAGAAATTGCTATGATTTTCCAGAATCCCCAGGCATCTCTGAACCCTCTTTATACAGTATCCCAGCAAATGACGGCAGTTATCCGTTTGCACAGAAAAATCAGTAAAAAAGAGGCTAAAGAAGAAGCTGTTCGCTTATTAAAAATGGTTCAGTTGCCTGATGCTGAAAAACGTATGAAAAGTTATCCGCATGAATTAAGCGGTGGAATGTGTCAGCGGGTTATGATTGCAATGGCCATATCCTTACAGCCCAAAATGATCATTGCCGACGAGCCGACCTCAAGTCTTGATGTAACAATTGGCGCTCAGATTTTGAATCTTTTAATAGAACTGCGCCGTCAGTTCAATATCTCTATCCTCCTGATTTCACATGATATGGGTGCTGTATCAAGAATATGCTCAAAAATTTCTGTTATGTATTTAGGTCGTATCCTCGAAACTGGAAACAAAACAGATATATTTCAAAATCCACAACATCCTTATACTCAGGCTTTACTGGATGCTGGCAAAATTCCAGTACATTCTCATCCTGCAAAATCAGAAAACAATTTGATTAAAGGGGATATTCCAGGCTCTATGGATATTCCAAGCGGCTGCCGATTTCATACACGATGCCCTTCTGTTTTTGAGAAATGTTATAATATGGAACCTGAATTAAAAACCTTAACCGCTAATGGCATCAAAGTTGCATGTCATCTATATGAGTAA